A window of the Cucurbita pepo subsp. pepo cultivar mu-cu-16 chromosome LG01, ASM280686v2, whole genome shotgun sequence genome harbors these coding sequences:
- the LOC111796349 gene encoding 40S ribosomal protein S15a-1: MVRVSVLNDALKSMYNAEKRGKRQVMIRPSSKVIIKFLNVMQKHGYIGEFEYVDDHRSGKIVVELNGRLNKCGVISPRFDIGVKEIEGWTARLLPSRQFGFIVLTTSAGIMDHEEARRKNVGGKVLGFFY; encoded by the exons ATGGTTCGCGTGAGTGTTCTGAATGATGCTCTTAAAAGCATGTATAATGCTGAGAAACGTGGGAAGCGCCAGGTCATGATAAGGCCATCTTCTAAAGTTATCATCAAGTTTCTTAATGTCATGCAAAAGCATG GATACATTGGTGAGTTTGAGTACGTTGACGATCATAGGTCAGGGAAAATTGTTGTTGAACTGAATGGGAGACTCAACAAATGTGGTGTCATCAGTCCTCGTTTTGATATTGGTGTCAAGGAGATTGAAGGTTGGACTGCACGGTTGCTTCCCTCGAGACAG TTTGGTTTCATTGTGTTGACAACTTCTGCGGGAATCATGGACCACGAAGAGGCCCGAAGAAAGAACGTTGGTGGTAAAGTGCTTGGTTTCTTCTACTAA